A genomic window from Flavobacterium johnsoniae includes:
- a CDS encoding DUF4249 domain-containing protein — translation MKKLVFFIAFFTSLFFTSCEDVVDVDLDTAPPKLVIEAAINWEKGSTGRQQVIKLTTTSGYYDQLVPIVSGAVIFVNNSKNQRFNFIELNKSGRYVCNNFIPVINETYTLTVISGGNTYKATETLKSVALITRIEQKNDGGFTGKDVEIKAFYTDPADEENYYLFKYVYSSKVTSSYYVSEDKFYQGNEIYSSTEDEDLKPGDEIEVTHYGISKQYYNYMNILVSIAGSNVGGPFQSPPATVKGNIINTTDKNNYPLGYFSLSETDHKKYKIE, via the coding sequence ATGAAAAAATTAGTTTTTTTTATCGCATTTTTTACTTCACTTTTTTTTACAAGCTGTGAAGATGTTGTTGATGTTGACTTAGATACTGCTCCTCCTAAATTAGTAATTGAAGCCGCAATTAATTGGGAAAAAGGCTCAACAGGAAGACAGCAAGTTATTAAATTAACAACCACATCCGGTTATTATGATCAATTAGTGCCTATAGTTTCTGGCGCTGTAATTTTTGTAAATAATAGCAAAAACCAAAGATTTAATTTTATAGAACTTAATAAATCAGGTCGTTACGTCTGCAATAATTTTATTCCAGTTATTAATGAAACCTACACTCTAACCGTTATTAGCGGAGGAAATACCTACAAGGCCACAGAAACCTTAAAATCTGTTGCATTGATAACTCGAATTGAACAAAAAAACGATGGCGGTTTTACTGGAAAAGATGTCGAAATAAAAGCTTTTTATACCGATCCGGCTGATGAAGAAAATTATTATTTATTTAAATATGTTTATTCGAGCAAAGTAACTTCATCTTATTATGTGTCTGAAGATAAATTTTATCAAGGAAATGAAATCTACAGCAGTACCGAAGATGAGGATTTAAAACCTGGAGATGAAATCGAAGTAACACATTACGGAATTTCCAAACAATATTATAATTACATGAATATTCTGGTAAGCATTGCTGGTTCTAACGTTGGAGGTCCGTTTCAATCTCCGCCTGCAACTGTAAAAGGAAATATAATTAATACAACCGACAAAAATAATTATCCTCTAGGTTATTTCTCTTTGAGCGAAACCGATCATAAAAAATATAAAATCGAATAA
- a CDS encoding TonB-dependent receptor — MITKNTCTFFLFILTIFTSFAQEKFTLSGTISDSKNNETLIGVNIYIPSLKIGTTTNEYGFYSLSASKGEYEIEISYVGYKTIQKNIILNQNTKSNFSISESDAEELQEVVITDNKGKINIKSPEMSVNKLSISTIKKMPVVLGEVDVLKSILLLPGVTNAGEGASGFNVRGGGADQNLILLDEATIFNSSHVFGFFSVFNPDAIKDLKLYKGGIPARYGGRASSVLDIYQKDGSSKDFHMNGGIGLISSRLLAEGPIVKDKGSFLIGGRASYAHLFLKLSEDNKDNAAYFYDLNTKLSYKLNDNNSLYLSGYFGRDVFRLNKSFTNTYGNSILNLRWNHLYSDKLFSNLSLIYSDYYYGLDLDFVGFKWDSGIKNYNIKYDFKYYLSDKLKLNYGLNGTYYEFNPGTVKPTGTDSGINPDQLDRKYAFEPSAYLDAESQLSKKISIAYGLRYSLFYRLGSSTINYYDNNQPVIYDADLQIYEKGTPSFTKYFSKNKVIKSYDNFEPRFSISYQSNENQALKASYNRMAQYLQLISNTSSPTPLDVWMPSDNYIKPQLADQVALGYFRNIKNGDYSFEIETYYKEIQNRLDYIDGADLIANDAIEQVILNGQMRSYGLEIMFKKNKGKFNGWISYTLSKSEQQTPGRTPEEPGINNGKWYASAYDKTHNLAITSAYNLNEKWSFGANFALQSGQPVTYPNGQYEYLGITVPSYGLRNENRLPAYHHFDISATLTPRKNKDRNWKGEWVFSIYNLYNRMNAASINFRQNVDTGVNEAVQLSIFGVVPAVSYNFKF; from the coding sequence ATGATTACAAAAAATACCTGCACATTTTTTCTTTTTATTTTAACGATTTTCACCTCATTTGCGCAGGAAAAATTCACTCTAAGCGGAACTATCAGTGACAGCAAAAACAACGAAACTCTAATTGGAGTTAATATCTATATTCCTTCATTAAAAATTGGAACAACTACAAACGAATACGGATTTTATTCTCTTTCTGCATCAAAAGGAGAATATGAAATTGAAATCAGTTATGTTGGATATAAAACCATTCAAAAAAATATCATTTTAAACCAAAATACTAAAAGCAATTTTTCAATTAGTGAAAGCGATGCAGAAGAACTTCAAGAAGTTGTTATTACAGATAATAAAGGCAAAATAAATATTAAGTCACCAGAAATGAGCGTAAACAAACTCTCCATTTCTACCATTAAAAAAATGCCGGTTGTTTTAGGAGAAGTTGATGTTCTTAAATCCATTTTATTACTTCCAGGCGTTACCAATGCAGGCGAAGGCGCTTCTGGATTTAATGTTCGCGGAGGCGGCGCCGATCAAAACTTGATTCTTTTGGATGAAGCTACAATTTTTAATTCTTCTCACGTTTTTGGATTTTTCTCTGTTTTTAATCCAGACGCCATTAAGGATTTAAAATTATACAAGGGAGGAATTCCAGCTCGCTACGGCGGAAGAGCTTCTTCGGTTTTAGACATTTATCAAAAAGACGGAAGCAGTAAAGATTTTCATATGAATGGCGGAATCGGCCTAATTTCCAGCCGACTTCTTGCTGAAGGTCCGATTGTGAAAGATAAAGGTTCTTTTTTGATTGGAGGAAGAGCTTCTTATGCGCATTTATTTTTAAAACTTTCAGAAGACAACAAAGATAATGCGGCATACTTTTATGATTTAAACACCAAATTAAGCTATAAACTTAACGACAACAACAGTTTATATTTGTCTGGCTATTTCGGACGTGATGTCTTTAGGTTAAATAAAAGTTTTACCAATACATACGGAAATTCAATTTTAAATTTGAGATGGAATCATTTGTATTCTGATAAATTATTCTCGAATCTCTCTTTAATTTACAGCGATTATTATTACGGATTAGATCTTGATTTTGTCGGTTTTAAATGGGATTCTGGAATTAAAAACTATAATATCAAATACGATTTCAAATATTATCTTTCTGATAAACTGAAGCTCAATTATGGTTTAAACGGAACATATTATGAATTTAATCCTGGAACTGTAAAACCTACAGGAACAGATTCTGGAATAAATCCGGATCAATTAGACAGAAAATATGCTTTTGAGCCTTCTGCGTATTTAGATGCAGAAAGTCAGCTTTCTAAAAAAATTAGCATCGCGTACGGATTACGATATAGTTTGTTTTATAGATTAGGATCTTCGACGATTAATTATTACGATAATAATCAGCCTGTTATCTATGATGCCGATTTACAGATTTATGAAAAAGGAACACCTTCATTCACAAAATATTTTAGCAAAAACAAAGTCATTAAGAGTTATGATAATTTCGAACCCAGATTTTCTATTTCTTATCAATCAAATGAAAATCAAGCTTTAAAGGCAAGTTATAACAGAATGGCGCAGTATCTTCAGCTAATTTCAAATACTTCTTCTCCTACTCCGTTAGATGTTTGGATGCCGAGTGATAATTACATAAAACCTCAATTGGCAGATCAGGTTGCTTTGGGTTATTTTAGAAACATCAAAAACGGTGATTATTCTTTTGAAATTGAAACCTATTATAAGGAGATTCAAAATAGATTAGATTATATTGACGGAGCAGATTTAATTGCCAACGATGCGATTGAACAAGTCATTTTAAATGGTCAAATGCGATCTTATGGTTTAGAAATTATGTTCAAGAAAAACAAAGGCAAGTTTAATGGCTGGATTTCTTATACTTTATCAAAATCAGAGCAGCAAACCCCAGGAAGAACGCCTGAAGAACCAGGAATTAATAATGGAAAATGGTACGCTTCTGCTTACGACAAAACGCATAATTTAGCTATCACATCTGCTTATAATTTGAACGAAAAATGGTCTTTTGGTGCCAATTTTGCCCTTCAGTCTGGACAGCCTGTAACTTATCCAAACGGACAATATGAATATTTAGGAATTACAGTTCCGAGTTACGGATTAAGAAATGAAAACCGACTTCCCGCTTATCATCATTTTGATATTTCGGCTACTTTGACACCGAGAAAAAATAAAGACAGAAATTGGAAAGGAGAATGGGTTTTCAGTATTTACAATCTCTATAATCGAATGAATGCCGCATCTATTAACTTTCGCCAAAATGTTGATACTGGCGTAAATGAAGCTGTACAATTATCTATATTCGGAGTTGTTCCAGCGGTAAGTTATAATTTCAAATTTTAA
- a CDS encoding NADP-dependent isocitrate dehydrogenase: MNKSKIFYTLTDEAPLLATYSLLPIVQAFTATAGIEIETRDISLAGRILSNFPDSLTDAQKTGDALAELGQLATQPEANIIKLPNISASVPQLKAAIAELQSHGYNVPNFPEDPQNDAEKEIKAKYAKVLGSAVNPVLREGNSDRRAPRAVKNFAKANPHSMGAWSADSKTKVASMSGGDFYGSEKSLTVSEANDVKIEFVAKDGTATVLKASTPLKAGEIIDSSVLSVNKLKAFAADVIAEAKAAGVLLSVHLKATMMKVSDPIIFGAIVEVYFADVFKKYASLFTELNVDTRNGLGDIYAKIAGRPEQAEVEAAIDQAIANGPALAMVNSDKGITNLHVPSDVIVDASMPAMIRTSGQMWNKEGKAQDTFAVIPDRSYAGVYTATIDFCKKHGAFDPKTMGSVPNVGLMAQKAEEYGSHDKTFQMKADGVVRVVDANGNVLMEQNVEANDIFRMCQAKDAPIQDWVKLAVNRARLSDTPAVFWLDENRAHDRELIVKVQKYLKDYDTTNLDIRILNPIAATEFTLDRIIKGLDTISVTGNVLRDYLTDLFPILELGTSAKMLSIVPLMNGGGLFETGAGGSAPKHVEQFTEEGYLRWDSLGEFLALGASLEHLGQTLDNSKAIVLSETLDQANDKFLANDKSPARKVGQIDNRGSHFYLAFYWAQALAAQTKDAELKAIFTPIAAEFEANEAKIDAELIGAQGKAQSIGGYYQPTPELVSKAMRPSETFNAIIAKIK; the protein is encoded by the coding sequence ATGAATAAATCAAAAATTTTTTACACCTTAACTGATGAGGCGCCGTTATTGGCAACCTATTCTCTTTTACCAATTGTTCAAGCATTTACAGCAACAGCTGGAATTGAAATCGAAACCAGAGATATTTCGCTGGCAGGAAGAATTTTATCAAACTTCCCAGATTCTTTGACTGATGCTCAAAAAACTGGAGATGCATTGGCTGAACTTGGCCAACTTGCAACTCAGCCAGAAGCTAACATTATTAAATTACCAAACATTTCAGCATCTGTACCGCAATTAAAAGCGGCTATTGCTGAATTACAATCGCACGGATACAACGTACCAAATTTTCCAGAAGATCCTCAAAACGATGCTGAAAAGGAAATTAAAGCAAAATATGCAAAAGTTTTAGGTTCTGCTGTAAACCCAGTTTTACGTGAAGGAAACTCTGACCGTAGAGCTCCAAGAGCAGTTAAAAACTTCGCAAAAGCAAATCCGCACTCTATGGGTGCTTGGTCTGCTGACTCTAAAACTAAAGTGGCTTCTATGTCAGGTGGTGATTTCTACGGAAGTGAAAAATCATTAACTGTTTCTGAAGCAAATGATGTAAAAATCGAATTTGTTGCTAAAGACGGAACTGCAACTGTTCTTAAAGCAAGCACTCCATTAAAAGCTGGAGAAATTATTGACAGCTCTGTTTTAAGTGTAAACAAATTAAAAGCTTTTGCTGCTGATGTAATCGCTGAAGCGAAAGCTGCAGGAGTTTTACTTTCTGTACACTTAAAAGCTACTATGATGAAAGTTTCTGATCCAATTATCTTTGGCGCTATCGTTGAAGTATATTTTGCAGATGTTTTCAAAAAATACGCTTCTTTATTTACTGAATTAAACGTTGATACAAGAAACGGTTTAGGCGATATCTACGCTAAAATCGCTGGAAGACCTGAGCAAGCTGAAGTTGAAGCTGCTATCGATCAGGCAATCGCAAACGGACCAGCTTTGGCAATGGTTAATTCTGATAAAGGAATTACAAACTTACACGTACCTTCTGACGTAATTGTTGACGCTTCTATGCCAGCAATGATTCGTACTTCTGGACAAATGTGGAACAAAGAAGGAAAAGCTCAAGATACATTCGCAGTTATTCCAGATAGATCTTATGCTGGAGTTTATACAGCAACTATCGATTTCTGTAAAAAACACGGTGCTTTTGATCCTAAAACAATGGGAAGCGTTCCTAACGTTGGATTAATGGCTCAAAAAGCAGAAGAATACGGATCTCACGATAAAACTTTCCAAATGAAAGCTGATGGTGTTGTTCGTGTTGTTGATGCAAACGGAAATGTTTTAATGGAGCAAAACGTTGAAGCTAATGACATTTTCAGAATGTGTCAGGCAAAAGACGCTCCGATTCAAGACTGGGTTAAATTGGCTGTAAACAGAGCTCGTTTATCTGATACTCCTGCTGTTTTCTGGTTAGACGAAAACAGAGCGCACGATAGAGAATTGATCGTAAAAGTTCAAAAATACCTTAAAGACTACGATACTACAAACTTAGATATCCGTATTTTAAACCCAATCGCTGCTACAGAATTTACATTAGATAGAATCATCAAAGGTTTGGATACTATTTCTGTAACCGGAAACGTTTTACGTGACTACTTAACAGATTTATTCCCAATTTTAGAATTAGGAACCTCTGCTAAAATGTTATCTATCGTTCCGTTAATGAACGGTGGTGGATTATTCGAAACTGGTGCTGGAGGTTCTGCTCCTAAACACGTTGAGCAATTTACAGAAGAAGGATATTTACGTTGGGATTCATTAGGAGAATTTTTAGCTCTTGGTGCTTCTTTAGAGCATTTAGGACAAACTTTAGACAATTCTAAAGCTATTGTTTTATCTGAAACTTTAGATCAGGCAAACGATAAATTCTTAGCAAATGATAAATCTCCAGCTCGTAAAGTTGGTCAGATTGACAACCGTGGATCTCACTTCTATTTAGCATTCTATTGGGCTCAAGCTTTGGCTGCTCAAACTAAAGATGCTGAATTAAAAGCAATCTTTACTCCAATTGCTGCTGAATTTGAAGCTAACGAAGCTAAAATCGATGCAGAATTAATTGGCGCTCAAGGAAAAGCTCAAAGCATTGGCGGATACTATCAGCCAACTCCTGAGTTAGTGAGCAAAGCAATGCGTCCTAGCGAAACTTTCAACGCTATTATTGCTAAAATCAAATAA
- the rplS gene encoding 50S ribosomal protein L19 — MADLLKFVQDEFVARKDFPEFGAGDTITVFYEIKEGEKTRTQFFKGVVIQRRGSGNTETFTIRKMSGSIGVERIFPVNLPALQKIEVNKKGAVRRARIFYFRQLTGKKAKIKDKRR; from the coding sequence ATGGCAGATTTATTAAAATTCGTTCAAGACGAATTCGTTGCTAGAAAAGATTTCCCTGAATTCGGAGCTGGAGACACAATCACTGTTTTCTACGAAATTAAAGAGGGTGAAAAAACAAGAACTCAGTTTTTTAAAGGAGTTGTAATTCAAAGAAGAGGTTCTGGTAACACAGAAACTTTTACTATCCGTAAAATGTCTGGATCTATTGGTGTTGAGCGTATCTTCCCAGTAAACTTACCAGCTTTACAAAAAATCGAAGTTAACAAGAAAGGTGCTGTACGTAGAGCTAGAATTTTCTACTTCAGACAACTTACTGGTAAAAAAGCTAAGATTAAAGATAAAAGAAGATAA
- the trmD gene encoding tRNA (guanosine(37)-N1)-methyltransferase TrmD produces the protein MRIDIITLLPELLRSPFEASIMKRAIDKGLVEVHFHNLRDYSTNRQKSVDDYPFGGGAGMVMTIQPIDDCITHLKSQREYDEIIYMSPDGETLNQKMANKMSMYENIIILCGHYKGVDQRVRDHFITKEISIGDYVLSGGELGAIVLSDALIRLIPGVLSDETSALTDSFQDNLLSGPIYTRPAEYKGWKVPEVLTSGHAAKIDKWREDMAFEHTKNRRPDLLEGH, from the coding sequence ATGCGAATTGATATTATTACACTTTTACCAGAATTGTTAAGAAGTCCATTTGAGGCTTCGATTATGAAACGTGCTATCGACAAAGGTTTAGTTGAAGTACATTTTCACAATCTACGTGACTATAGCACAAATAGACAAAAAAGTGTAGACGATTATCCGTTTGGCGGTGGCGCAGGTATGGTAATGACTATTCAGCCTATTGACGACTGCATTACACATTTAAAAAGTCAGCGAGAATATGACGAAATAATTTATATGTCACCAGATGGCGAAACTTTGAACCAGAAAATGGCAAACAAAATGTCGATGTATGAAAACATTATTATTTTGTGCGGACATTATAAAGGTGTAGATCAAAGAGTTCGTGATCATTTTATAACCAAAGAAATTTCGATCGGTGATTATGTTTTATCGGGAGGAGAATTAGGCGCAATAGTTTTATCTGATGCTTTAATTCGATTAATTCCTGGTGTTTTAAGTGATGAAACCTCAGCTTTGACAGATAGTTTTCAGGACAATTTGCTTTCTGGACCTATATATACAAGGCCCGCAGAGTATAAAGGCTGGAAAGTTCCAGAAGTTTTAACCAGTGGCCACGCAGCAAAAATAGACAAATGGCGCGAAGACATGGCTTTTGAACATACAAAAAACAGACGACCAGATTTATTGGAAGGACACTAA
- a CDS encoding NADPH-dependent FMN reductase has protein sequence MSSKIKIIAISGSTRKDSSNFKILQYISSQFRSEFELEIFEDLDKLPHFNPDLDIDNAPKEIVALRNKINDAQGVVICTPEYVFSLPESLKNALEWFVSTTIFSNKKVGLVTASASGDMAHEQLLLIMKTLGADFDSNTQLLIQGVRGKIDSEGKIIDSETAISLQNFVKKFENHFL, from the coding sequence ATGTCATCAAAAATTAAAATCATAGCCATATCGGGTAGCACCAGAAAAGATTCGAGTAATTTTAAAATTCTGCAATATATTTCTAGTCAGTTTCGATCGGAATTCGAATTAGAAATTTTTGAAGATTTAGATAAGCTTCCTCATTTTAATCCTGACTTAGATATAGATAACGCACCAAAAGAAATTGTTGCATTGAGAAATAAAATAAATGATGCACAAGGAGTAGTTATTTGTACTCCCGAATATGTTTTTAGCCTTCCGGAAAGTTTAAAGAATGCCTTAGAATGGTTTGTTTCAACAACTATTTTTTCTAATAAAAAAGTTGGTTTGGTAACAGCTTCAGCTTCTGGAGATATGGCGCACGAGCAGCTTTTGTTGATTATGAAAACTCTCGGAGCAGATTTTGATTCTAATACGCAGCTATTAATTCAAGGTGTTCGTGGAAAAATTGATTCAGAAGGAAAAATTATAGATTCTGAAACCGCTATTTCGCTTCAAAATTTTGTAAAGAAATTTGAGAATCATTTTTTATAA
- a CDS encoding sugar phosphate isomerase/epimerase family protein produces the protein MITRRNFIVTTGLATTAVLASPSFAFSMKKKEIGLQLYTLRKELPKDVKSTLEKVAKAGYSTVETYGFSIKDQFWGLTPKELKKILNENNLKAVSGHYNLGSFLYDGNKEELIASIEAAKILESEFLTIPWVDEPFRRNIEDYKKIAARVNEAAIMCKKAGLKLAYHNHDFEFQKHDGVTGFEILLKETDKDLVFFELDLYWVIHSGNDPLELFKKNPGRFKMWHVKDKDKKNNDLNTEVGSGTIDFKPLFAAAKQSGMVHFFVEQENNFASSSFESIKTSCDFISKNLI, from the coding sequence ATGATTACAAGAAGAAATTTTATAGTAACCACAGGTCTTGCCACGACTGCAGTTTTGGCCTCACCATCATTTGCATTTTCTATGAAAAAAAAAGAAATAGGATTACAGTTGTATACACTTCGTAAAGAGCTTCCGAAGGATGTAAAATCAACTTTAGAAAAAGTTGCCAAAGCTGGATATTCGACAGTTGAAACGTATGGATTTTCCATTAAAGATCAGTTTTGGGGATTAACGCCTAAAGAACTAAAAAAGATTCTCAATGAAAATAATCTGAAAGCAGTAAGCGGACATTACAATTTAGGAAGTTTTCTTTATGATGGAAATAAAGAAGAATTAATTGCGTCAATCGAAGCTGCTAAAATTTTAGAAAGTGAGTTTTTAACTATTCCGTGGGTAGATGAACCTTTTAGAAGAAATATTGAAGATTATAAAAAAATTGCGGCTCGCGTAAACGAAGCGGCAATAATGTGCAAAAAAGCAGGTTTAAAACTGGCTTATCATAATCATGATTTCGAATTTCAAAAACATGATGGTGTTACGGGTTTTGAAATTTTACTAAAAGAAACGGATAAAGATTTAGTCTTTTTTGAATTGGATTTGTATTGGGTAATTCACTCAGGAAATGATCCTTTAGAATTATTCAAAAAAAATCCGGGACGTTTTAAAATGTGGCATGTAAAAGATAAGGATAAAAAGAATAATGATTTGAATACAGAAGTTGGTTCTGGAACAATCGATTTTAAACCATTATTTGCAGCAGCAAAACAATCAGGAATGGTTCATTTTTTTGTAGAACAGGAAAATAATTTTGCTTCAAGTTCTTTTGAATCAATTAAAACGAGTTGTGATTTTATTTCTAAAAATTTAATCTGA
- a CDS encoding cupin domain-containing protein — translation MNIGTSKGFIKGDEIEWEVVGEGIKRKILAFDERVMLVNVHFEKDAIGVLHEHYHTQVTYIESGKFDVTINGVTQTLKQGDSFYIPPHAIHGVVCLETGMLTDVFSPAREDFLNY, via the coding sequence ATGAATATAGGAACTAGTAAAGGATTTATAAAAGGAGACGAAATAGAGTGGGAAGTAGTCGGTGAAGGAATCAAACGTAAGATTTTGGCTTTTGATGAAAGAGTAATGCTTGTAAATGTCCATTTTGAAAAAGATGCGATAGGTGTTTTACATGAACATTATCATACGCAAGTTACTTATATAGAAAGCGGAAAATTTGATGTTACAATTAATGGTGTTACTCAAACTTTAAAGCAAGGCGATAGTTTCTACATTCCGCCACACGCAATTCATGGAGTTGTATGTTTAGAAACGGGTATGTTAACAGATGTTTTTAGTCCAGCAAGAGAAGATTTTTTGAATTATTAA
- a CDS encoding MFS transporter — translation MAVCTGLIVANLYYCQPLIVLIANEFKIPEANAGTITYLTQAGYAIGLFFMVPLGDKLERKKQILITTFATVIALLIAATAKSFLVLQIASLLIGITSIVPQLILPLAASLSAPEQRGKVVGTIMSGLLVGILLSRTLSGFIGQVLGWRSMFYIAAGICLLIFFVIQNKFPVNKPQFQGTYGQLIKSLFTLIKTEPILREATAINVFSFAQFGAFWTTMVLLLSGEPFGFNSATIGLFGIVGASGALAAPLVGKLGDKGNSRIAVGYGILLVLISFLIFYFSIESVIGIAIGIVFIDIGIQGVHISNQTRVYSLLPEARNRLNTVFMSLTFLGTAAGSAYGLLLWKIGGWHAVTIGCMILSLISLTIYGLTYKSSRRFGTKKQKA, via the coding sequence ATGGCAGTTTGCACTGGACTTATAGTTGCAAATCTTTACTACTGCCAGCCTTTGATTGTTTTAATTGCCAACGAATTTAAAATTCCAGAAGCCAATGCCGGAACGATAACTTATCTTACTCAGGCGGGTTATGCGATTGGGTTGTTTTTTATGGTGCCGCTTGGCGATAAATTAGAACGAAAAAAGCAAATTTTAATAACAACTTTTGCTACCGTAATTGCTTTGCTAATTGCTGCAACAGCTAAAAGTTTTCTGGTTTTGCAAATAGCGTCATTACTTATCGGAATTACTTCAATTGTGCCGCAGCTTATTTTGCCATTGGCAGCTTCTCTAAGTGCGCCTGAACAGCGAGGAAAAGTAGTCGGAACAATTATGAGCGGACTGTTAGTTGGAATTTTGCTTTCGCGAACATTGAGCGGTTTTATTGGTCAGGTTTTAGGTTGGAGATCGATGTTTTATATTGCGGCAGGAATTTGTCTTTTGATCTTTTTTGTTATTCAAAATAAATTTCCAGTTAACAAACCTCAGTTTCAAGGAACTTATGGACAGCTGATTAAGTCTTTGTTTACGCTAATAAAAACGGAGCCAATTTTACGCGAAGCAACAGCAATTAATGTTTTTAGTTTTGCTCAATTTGGAGCTTTCTGGACGACAATGGTTTTGCTGCTTTCGGGAGAACCTTTCGGTTTTAATAGTGCAACAATTGGTTTATTCGGAATTGTTGGTGCTTCTGGAGCTTTGGCGGCGCCGCTTGTTGGAAAATTGGGAGACAAAGGAAATTCGAGAATTGCGGTCGGTTACGGAATTTTATTAGTTTTAATAAGCTTTTTGATTTTCTATTTTTCAATCGAAAGTGTTATCGGAATTGCAATTGGAATTGTATTTATAGATATCGGAATTCAAGGCGTTCATATTTCTAATCAAACCCGTGTTTATTCGCTGCTTCCAGAAGCTAGAAATAGATTGAATACGGTATTTATGTCACTTACATTTTTAGGAACAGCAGCAGGTTCTGCATACGGATTATTGCTATGGAAAATCGGCGGTTGGCATGCTGTAACAATTGGTTGCATGATTTTATCGTTGATATCATTAACGATTTATGGACTTACTTATAAATCATCCCGACGCTTCGGGACTAAAAAACAAAAAGCGTAA